The Brevibacterium atlanticum genome segment TGCCCGTGCCGGTGGCACCGGCGACGAGCCCGTGTCGGTTGAGCATGGCCAGTGGGATGGAGATGGGGGTGTCCTTCGACGGCTCCTCACCGTCGAGGGCGACCCCGAGCTCCAGGGTCTCACCGTCGAATGCGTATCCGTCTTTGAGCGTCTGCAAGGCTTCAGCTGTCATGGCTCAATCTTTGCACAACGGCGCCGAGGTGGTGGAGGAATTGTGCGTGCAATCGTGGATCCCCGCCCAATTCCGGATGGAAGCTGCCGCCCCACACGTGTCCCTGTCGCACGAGGACGGGCTGACTGTTATGCGAGGCGAGCACCTCGACGTCCGATCCGATGTCGAGGATCTGCGGTGCACGGATGAACGTTCCGTCGAAGGACTCGTCGAGGCCCGAGACGGTCAGCGGCGCGGTGAACGACTCACGCTGGCGTCCATAGGCGTTGCGAGCCACGGTGATGTCGAGCCCGCCGAGGCGGCCGTACCCTCCCAGCGAATCATCGCTGA includes the following:
- the pdxT gene encoding pyridoxal 5'-phosphate synthase glutaminase subunit PdxT; protein product: MVRIGVLALQGAFREHLSVLGSLGVEARKVTRAEHLTDLDAVVLPGGESTAMVRIADGTDLFPQMRTHIDDGLPVFGTCAGLILLADRLSDDSLGGYGRLGGLDITVARNAYGRQRESFTAPLTVSGLDESFDGTFIRAPQILDIGSDVEVLASHNSQPVLVRQGHVWGGSFHPELGGDPRLHAQFLHHLGAVVQRLSHDS